From Paenibacillus sp. GP183, one genomic window encodes:
- the prsW gene encoding glutamic-type intramembrane protease PrsW codes for MNILPVIMAAIAPGISLLVYFYLKDRYETEPIHLVIRMFIFGIILVFPSLALQQAFIQELGQNNFTTAFLWSGGLEEFLKWFVLYHIIYRHTSFDEPYDGIVYAVAVSLGYGTLENVFYAFMNGSNFSTLMIRALLPVSGHALFGVMMGYYLGKAKFDPDHSYKYMWASLLLPIFWHGSFDYVLLVAKSYWAWVMIPFMTYLWLRTLWKVERANARSPLRAIQREDEVKIV; via the coding sequence TTGAATATACTGCCCGTTATAATGGCAGCCATTGCACCGGGAATCTCTCTCCTTGTTTATTTTTATTTGAAGGATCGATACGAGACCGAACCCATTCATCTGGTGATTCGGATGTTTATATTTGGCATCATCCTTGTTTTCCCGTCCCTTGCTCTGCAGCAGGCGTTCATTCAAGAATTGGGGCAAAACAATTTCACTACCGCATTTCTATGGTCAGGCGGGTTAGAGGAATTTCTCAAATGGTTCGTCTTGTACCATATCATTTACCGTCATACTTCCTTTGATGAGCCTTATGATGGAATTGTATATGCCGTTGCTGTAAGCTTGGGTTACGGAACATTGGAAAATGTATTTTATGCCTTTATGAATGGGTCAAATTTTTCCACCCTGATGATCAGAGCCCTGCTGCCCGTGTCTGGACATGCGCTTTTTGGTGTGATGATGGGTTATTATTTAGGGAAAGCCAAATTCGATCCTGATCATTCCTATAAATATATGTGGGCTTCTCTGCTCCTGCCTATCTTCTGGCATGGCTCCTTCGATTATGTGCTGCTCGTTGCCAAATCCTATTGGGCTTGGGTGATGATCCCTTTTATGACCTATTTGTGGCTTCGCACGCTTTGGAAAGTGGAAAGAGCCAATGCGAGGTCGCCGCTGCGAGCCATACAACGTGAGGATGAGGTTAAAATCGTCTGA